A stretch of Vibrio sp. B1FLJ16 DNA encodes these proteins:
- the fdhF gene encoding formate dehydrogenase subunit alpha, with protein sequence MIEIVIDGKYRIVEEGLTLLEAAKVCGVEIPSLCGMNKNSEKIPCDLCVVEVESGGTKRACELEVYRGLNVVTQSESLSEHRRKALNRIMMDHYADCEAPCKTACPAGVDIQSYLYHISQNDHQKAIEVIKRTLPMPLSIGRVCPAFCESECRRSLVDEPIAIRQLKRHAADVDLAAYDAYVPEKKPAKNRTIAIVGGGPGGLTAGYYLSNEGYDVTVFESMPKAGGWLRYGIPEYRLPKDILDKEIELMSRNGMQVKTNQELGVDFTLSQLSEEYDAVCLAVGASKAVEMAYPGSELDGCYLGVDYLKDYVTEQQYVTGKKVAVIGGGNTAIDCARTARRAGADTTLIYRRTREEMPAEDYEIVEAEHEGVKFHFLTNPAENIADESGRVSAIRLERMALGAADSSGRRSPKPTGEFFTEAFDTVIAAVSQKPDLSFLENDDLEIPITRWNTSESDAQTMHTGTGNIFSIGDFRRGPATAVEAVGDGRVAAKAIDLFLNGDMADMPKPAFNSRKEQKLAQVDPLHFENIQKVARSIMPELTPEQREQSFAEVELGFDNEEAMKEAARCLECGCQASTDCALRDYSTEYRAEQKFDGSLKVNVSDVLEHHHWLDLRAKDHRHKYQVDRSSEFIEFDANRCISCGQCIQACREQAVHGVLSFVSDTNGRPALRPDDRPRFRFDEKGDKCGGSILMGDSKCVQCGACVQACPTGAMVDSRDRSQGRTEDLKAVDTICTYCGVGCKLTMFVDQAENKVRYVKGADSPVNQGMLCVKGRFGFDFISSDERLTTPLIRKDGWLQPASWDEAIQLVASKLSSIKQGFGGNALAGLSSAKTTNEDNYAFQKFIRRELGTNNVDHCARLCHASTVTGLEASLGSGAMTNDIPSIKHSDVIFIIGSDTTSAHPIIASHIKQAIRHHGARLVVADPKRVDMVDHAELYLAHRPGTDVMLLNGVMQQIIKNGWYDQEYVEERVDGFDTLLQEVMSPAYHLDKVELVTGVKADDIFAMARMIGTAKRTAVYYSMGITQHTTGHDNVRSIANLQLLCGNIGIEGGGINPLRGQSNVQGSCDMGALPNCYPGYQKVYNPMVRQKFSIEWNASDLPAEPGLTLTEMIDSACKREIRGMYIMGENPVLSDPNQAHVINGLEYLDFLVVQDIFLTETAQYADVVLPSCSFAEKSGHFTNTERRVQRVNAVVSAPGEAKEDWWIIQELANAMGSDWNYRCVSEITNEIARVTPQYAGLRWDTITPNGVQWPSNKNNPNGTRIMHQTQFTRGKGQMVGIPFRYAAELPDEEYPLVLTTGRVLEQFHTGTMTRKTKGLDNLAGPRAMISVEDAEELKITNGQRLKISTRRGCIEIDAFVTKRMQKGVVFIPFHFVESPVNRLTTTATDPHAKIPEFKVAAVKVEVSELATETEKAAERTHNI encoded by the coding sequence ATGATTGAGATTGTCATCGACGGGAAATATCGCATCGTAGAGGAAGGACTCACTCTTCTTGAAGCAGCAAAAGTGTGTGGGGTAGAGATCCCTTCACTTTGCGGAATGAATAAAAATAGTGAAAAAATTCCGTGTGATTTATGTGTCGTCGAGGTAGAAAGCGGCGGTACAAAGCGCGCGTGTGAGTTGGAAGTCTATCGCGGCTTAAATGTGGTCACGCAGTCAGAATCACTTAGTGAACACCGCAGAAAAGCCCTGAACCGAATTATGATGGATCATTACGCTGACTGTGAAGCCCCGTGCAAAACGGCATGTCCGGCAGGTGTCGATATTCAGTCTTACCTTTATCACATTTCGCAAAACGATCATCAGAAAGCGATTGAGGTGATCAAACGTACATTACCAATGCCGTTGTCGATTGGGCGAGTGTGTCCGGCATTCTGTGAAAGTGAATGCCGCCGCTCCTTAGTGGATGAGCCGATCGCGATTCGTCAGTTGAAGCGTCATGCCGCCGATGTGGATTTAGCCGCTTATGATGCTTATGTTCCGGAGAAGAAACCAGCCAAAAACCGGACCATTGCTATTGTTGGAGGTGGGCCAGGAGGCTTAACCGCGGGTTACTACTTATCCAATGAAGGTTATGACGTTACGGTGTTCGAGTCGATGCCGAAAGCAGGTGGATGGTTGCGCTACGGTATCCCTGAGTATCGCTTACCAAAAGATATTCTGGATAAAGAGATCGAGCTGATGAGCCGCAACGGCATGCAGGTAAAGACCAATCAAGAGCTTGGAGTGGATTTCACGCTATCTCAATTGAGTGAAGAGTATGACGCAGTCTGTCTGGCGGTCGGTGCATCGAAAGCGGTTGAGATGGCCTACCCGGGCAGCGAATTAGACGGCTGTTATCTGGGAGTAGATTATCTGAAGGATTACGTTACTGAGCAGCAGTATGTAACAGGTAAAAAAGTCGCGGTTATCGGTGGTGGTAATACGGCTATCGACTGTGCCCGTACCGCTCGTCGTGCTGGCGCTGATACTACCTTGATTTACCGCCGCACCCGCGAGGAAATGCCAGCTGAAGATTATGAAATTGTTGAAGCTGAACACGAAGGCGTTAAGTTCCATTTCCTGACCAATCCTGCTGAGAATATTGCCGATGAAAGCGGACGTGTCAGTGCGATTCGGTTAGAGCGGATGGCACTTGGTGCTGCGGATTCATCAGGGCGTCGCAGTCCGAAACCAACAGGTGAGTTCTTTACTGAAGCGTTTGATACCGTTATAGCGGCGGTTTCACAGAAACCTGATTTGAGTTTCTTAGAAAATGATGATTTAGAGATACCAATCACGCGCTGGAATACCTCAGAATCTGATGCTCAAACCATGCATACTGGTACGGGTAATATCTTCAGTATTGGTGACTTTCGTCGCGGCCCGGCAACAGCGGTAGAAGCAGTCGGTGACGGGCGAGTAGCCGCAAAGGCGATCGATCTGTTCCTTAACGGTGATATGGCTGATATGCCTAAGCCTGCTTTTAACTCGCGCAAAGAACAGAAACTGGCGCAGGTTGACCCGCTACATTTTGAGAACATTCAAAAAGTTGCCCGCTCAATCATGCCAGAGTTGACGCCAGAACAGCGCGAGCAGAGTTTTGCTGAAGTAGAACTTGGCTTTGATAATGAAGAGGCGATGAAAGAAGCGGCGCGTTGCCTGGAATGTGGCTGTCAGGCAAGTACCGATTGTGCTCTGCGCGATTACTCAACTGAGTATCGGGCGGAACAAAAGTTTGATGGCTCACTTAAGGTAAATGTCAGTGATGTTCTGGAACACCATCATTGGCTTGATTTACGCGCCAAAGATCATCGTCATAAATACCAGGTGGACCGCAGTTCGGAATTTATTGAGTTTGATGCGAACCGATGTATCAGTTGCGGTCAGTGTATACAGGCATGTCGCGAACAAGCGGTTCACGGTGTATTGAGTTTTGTTTCAGATACAAACGGTCGCCCTGCGTTAAGACCGGACGATCGGCCGCGATTCCGTTTCGATGAAAAAGGGGATAAGTGCGGCGGCTCCATTCTTATGGGAGACTCGAAATGCGTGCAATGTGGCGCGTGTGTTCAGGCATGCCCAACTGGTGCGATGGTTGATAGCCGGGATCGCTCTCAAGGTCGGACTGAGGATTTGAAAGCAGTGGATACCATCTGTACCTACTGTGGCGTTGGCTGTAAGTTAACCATGTTTGTTGACCAAGCAGAGAACAAAGTCCGCTACGTTAAGGGGGCTGATTCGCCAGTTAACCAGGGCATGCTGTGCGTAAAAGGCCGCTTTGGCTTTGATTTCATAAGCAGTGACGAGCGTCTGACGACACCACTGATCCGAAAAGACGGGTGGTTACAACCCGCCAGTTGGGATGAAGCGATTCAACTGGTGGCATCAAAGCTTTCGTCTATTAAGCAAGGCTTTGGCGGCAATGCACTGGCTGGCTTATCGTCAGCAAAAACCACCAATGAAGATAACTACGCGTTCCAGAAGTTTATTCGTCGTGAACTCGGTACAAATAATGTCGATCACTGTGCGCGATTATGCCATGCATCCACCGTTACCGGGTTAGAAGCGTCGTTAGGCAGCGGGGCGATGACCAATGATATTCCGAGTATCAAACACTCAGATGTGATTTTTATCATTGGTTCTGATACCACGTCAGCGCACCCTATTATTGCTTCACACATCAAACAGGCGATTCGTCATCACGGCGCGCGTCTGGTGGTGGCAGACCCTAAACGTGTTGATATGGTAGATCATGCTGAGCTCTATCTTGCACACCGGCCGGGTACGGATGTGATGCTGCTTAACGGCGTGATGCAGCAGATCATTAAAAACGGATGGTACGATCAGGAATACGTTGAAGAGCGTGTTGATGGATTCGATACCTTGCTGCAAGAGGTGATGTCACCAGCTTACCATTTAGACAAAGTTGAACTGGTAACCGGCGTGAAAGCCGATGATATCTTCGCGATGGCCCGGATGATAGGGACGGCAAAACGTACCGCTGTTTATTACTCCATGGGGATCACACAACATACCACCGGTCATGACAACGTGCGTTCGATTGCGAATCTTCAGTTGCTGTGCGGCAATATTGGTATCGAAGGCGGCGGTATTAATCCTCTGCGTGGTCAGTCGAATGTTCAGGGATCATGTGACATGGGTGCTCTGCCAAACTGTTATCCGGGCTACCAAAAAGTCTATAACCCGATGGTTCGTCAGAAATTCTCCATAGAGTGGAATGCGTCAGACTTACCTGCTGAGCCCGGGTTAACTCTAACCGAAATGATTGATTCGGCGTGCAAGCGTGAAATTCGCGGTATGTACATTATGGGTGAGAACCCAGTATTGAGTGACCCAAACCAGGCACATGTTATTAACGGCTTGGAATATCTGGACTTCTTAGTGGTACAGGATATTTTCCTTACCGAGACTGCGCAGTATGCTGATGTAGTGCTGCCTTCCTGCTCGTTTGCTGAGAAATCCGGACACTTCACCAACACTGAGCGTCGGGTCCAGCGCGTGAATGCTGTTGTCTCTGCTCCGGGAGAGGCAAAAGAAGACTGGTGGATTATCCAGGAGCTCGCTAATGCAATGGGCAGTGATTGGAATTACCGCTGTGTATCGGAAATCACCAATGAGATAGCACGCGTCACCCCGCAGTATGCCGGATTGCGCTGGGATACGATTACGCCGAACGGTGTTCAGTGGCCAAGTAATAAAAATAACCCGAACGGCACGCGTATTATGCACCAGACCCAGTTTACTCGTGGAAAAGGGCAGATGGTGGGCATTCCGTTCCGCTACGCGGCTGAATTGCCTGATGAAGAATACCCGTTGGTACTGACGACAGGTCGTGTCTTGGAACAGTTCCATACCGGTACCATGACGCGTAAAACCAAAGGACTGGATAATCTTGCAGGGCCAAGGGCAATGATCAGCGTGGAAGATGCAGAGGAACTAAAAATCACTAATGGTCAACGCCTTAAAATATCGACACGGCGTGGCTGTATTGAAATCGATGCTTTTGTTACTAAGCGCATGCAAAAAGGAGTGGTGTTTATTCCGTTCCACTTTGTTGAATCGCCAGTCAACCGATTAACAACGACAGCAACGGATCCTCATGCGAAGATTCCTGAGTTTAAGGTGGCAGCGGTGAAAGTTGAAGTGTCTGAGCTTGCTACTGAAACAGAAAAGGCGGCCGAGCGCACTCATAATATTTAA
- a CDS encoding helix-turn-helix transcriptional regulator, which yields MHIDPIIEALIKRRKEHGLSREQVAQMAGMSVKTYQRIERGESDLKLSQYRAILRSLNLTDLDISLDIRDVEYVTENDLATIARVLSPEAQALLVRLLSLVLEERKNTS from the coding sequence ATGCATATCGATCCTATTATCGAAGCGTTGATTAAAAGACGAAAAGAGCATGGTTTATCCCGTGAGCAAGTCGCCCAGATGGCGGGTATGAGCGTTAAAACTTATCAGAGAATCGAGCGAGGTGAATCAGACCTCAAGCTTTCACAATACCGCGCTATTTTGAGATCACTTAACTTAACTGACCTTGATATTTCTCTGGATATCAGAGATGTGGAGTACGTGACTGAAAACGACCTAGCGACTATTGCCAGAGTGCTATCACCAGAGGCACAAGCCTTACTCGTCCGCCTTTTATCACTGGTACTTGAAGAACGTAAAAACACTTCCTAA
- a CDS encoding ABC transporter ATP-binding protein: MTEYAIQAQNVVKKFGNFTAINDITLNVPKGSIYGFLGPNGCGKSTTIRVLTGLLSPTEGSVDVLGLEIPKQSELLRLKIGYMTQKFSLYDDLSVQENLEFIGQIFGLGSKLLHSRIEEQLKTYGLDQLRKQRVSGMSGGQKQRLSLAAATMHKPELLFLDEPTSAVDPENRREFWEQLFDLCDQGTTILVTTHYMDEAERCHRLAIMESGEIRADGEPEQLMENMGVNIVEVKADKLRELKEKLIQREEVRSAAQLGIRLRILIHQHIKHPIDWLKQEFPELQNAEMNFARPSLEDVFVSVTGKGRQ, encoded by the coding sequence ATGACAGAGTACGCGATTCAGGCGCAGAATGTGGTCAAAAAGTTTGGTAACTTTACCGCCATCAATGACATTACCTTAAACGTACCTAAAGGCTCTATCTATGGCTTTTTAGGCCCCAATGGTTGCGGTAAATCCACCACTATTCGCGTACTGACTGGCCTGCTAAGTCCCACTGAAGGCAGTGTGGATGTACTTGGATTAGAGATCCCGAAACAATCCGAGTTGCTTCGGCTCAAGATAGGCTACATGACGCAAAAGTTCTCCTTATACGACGACCTCTCGGTACAGGAAAACCTCGAATTCATCGGGCAGATTTTCGGTTTGGGCAGCAAACTACTCCACTCGCGGATCGAAGAACAGTTAAAAACCTACGGTTTGGATCAGCTACGCAAACAACGTGTCAGTGGTATGAGCGGAGGTCAAAAACAGCGCCTGTCTCTGGCAGCCGCAACCATGCATAAACCTGAGCTTCTGTTTCTTGATGAACCAACGTCCGCCGTCGATCCGGAGAACCGCCGTGAATTCTGGGAGCAACTGTTTGACTTGTGCGATCAAGGCACAACGATATTGGTTACTACACATTACATGGATGAAGCAGAGCGCTGCCATCGCCTGGCCATTATGGAGTCGGGTGAAATCCGCGCCGATGGCGAACCTGAACAGCTGATGGAAAACATGGGCGTAAACATTGTCGAAGTCAAAGCCGACAAGTTACGTGAGTTAAAGGAAAAGCTCATTCAGCGTGAGGAAGTTCGTTCCGCAGCTCAACTCGGTATTCGCTTGCGCATCCTCATCCACCAGCACATTAAACATCCCATCGATTGGCTGAAACAGGAGTTTCCGGAATTGCAGAATGCCGAAATGAACTTCGCCCGCCCGAGTCTGGAAGATGTATTTGTCAGCGTGACAGGAAAAGGCCGCCAATGA
- a CDS encoding methyl-accepting chemotaxis protein — MNFGRMLTFKQKTYLIAGPLAALTFVYFIKYGFSTADFIVALILLAAVSVLNSQPFRSVIPYLMYGFVALHIHQAYGDEMMHFEVFILLGLMTLYNDWVMVLHTLIAAAIHHVAFYFLQTSGLPVYAYPPGSSFSMVIQHCLYAIFQASVSIYGSLTQANSTRKMEYVTKSVEQLVQEDKLDLNIELKTGDEFYIRFNSLITQLRHMVTVQKQAISGLEHVAQNLVTNVSAVDQEVSQNAANAEMVATAIEQLSSSFSIMSTTAQTCSENTQYASDLTNNALEKSSSCQMVLESLKNTVSNTRENVEDVSKDTENIHQILQTITGISEQTNLLALNASIEAARAGEAGRGFAVVADEVRHLATRTHTCVEEINKSLSALDQNIKLSTKNISSVIEQSDNVVGSVSEIMDMTQQISTNISQVNDQMYLVSTSVDEQSGALNQITDTMSGVNASSGVIAQQSESQKNSVSELSEAIKELNSVSSRFVV; from the coding sequence ATGAATTTTGGACGCATGCTTACTTTTAAACAAAAAACTTACCTGATAGCAGGTCCCTTAGCTGCTTTAACATTTGTGTATTTTATAAAATACGGATTTTCGACGGCTGATTTCATTGTTGCCTTGATACTGCTCGCCGCTGTTTCTGTTCTTAATTCTCAGCCTTTTCGTTCGGTAATACCTTATCTAATGTATGGCTTTGTGGCTTTACATATTCATCAGGCATACGGCGATGAGATGATGCACTTTGAAGTATTTATCTTACTTGGTCTGATGACTTTGTATAACGACTGGGTAATGGTGCTGCACACTCTGATTGCTGCGGCTATTCATCATGTCGCGTTTTACTTTTTGCAAACGTCTGGTTTGCCAGTTTATGCGTATCCGCCGGGTTCAAGTTTCTCGATGGTTATTCAACACTGCTTGTATGCGATTTTCCAGGCGAGCGTCTCTATTTATGGCTCGCTTACACAAGCGAACAGTACACGTAAAATGGAATACGTCACCAAGTCGGTTGAGCAGTTGGTTCAGGAAGATAAGCTGGATTTAAACATTGAGCTAAAAACTGGGGATGAGTTTTACATCCGATTCAACAGCTTAATAACTCAGTTGCGCCATATGGTAACGGTACAAAAACAAGCGATAAGTGGATTAGAGCATGTTGCCCAAAACTTAGTTACTAATGTTTCGGCTGTTGACCAAGAGGTGTCGCAAAATGCAGCGAATGCCGAGATGGTTGCAACAGCGATAGAGCAGCTCAGTAGCTCATTCAGCATTATGTCGACGACAGCACAAACTTGTAGTGAGAATACGCAATATGCCAGTGACCTGACCAATAATGCGTTAGAAAAATCATCAAGTTGCCAAATGGTTCTTGAGTCCCTGAAAAATACGGTGAGTAACACTAGGGAGAATGTAGAAGACGTATCTAAAGATACAGAAAACATTCATCAGATACTGCAAACCATCACGGGAATCTCAGAGCAAACAAACCTTCTAGCGCTTAATGCCTCTATAGAAGCTGCCCGTGCTGGCGAAGCGGGGCGCGGTTTTGCTGTTGTGGCTGATGAAGTACGCCACCTGGCGACACGCACTCATACCTGTGTAGAGGAGATTAACAAGTCGCTCTCAGCGTTGGATCAGAACATTAAGTTGTCGACTAAAAATATTTCCAGTGTGATTGAGCAGTCAGATAATGTCGTTGGCTCAGTCAGCGAGATCATGGACATGACACAGCAAATCTCGACCAATATTTCACAGGTAAACGATCAGATGTACCTGGTCTCAACCTCTGTTGATGAGCAGTCTGGTGCGTTAAATCAGATTACCGATACCATGTCCGGCGTTAATGCATCTTCTGGTGTTATCGCTCAGCAATCTGAGAGTCAGAAGAATTCGGTTAGTGAACTTTCTGAGGCAATTAAAGAGCTGAATTCTGTCAGTAGTCGTTTCGTGGTTTAG
- a CDS encoding HlyD family efflux transporter periplasmic adaptor subunit, with product MKRIIFGTLIITLLTACSKDNAHQALGTLERDRVTFTATSNEIIRALPVKEGNQVKEGEVLVQLDTKNQQAILAHAVAEQAKADAYLLKLTNGERPEDIAAASARVARAQAQLTEAQKNYQRKAELVRKKLISQSEKDSALAARDSARAELDSAQEEFSKLTAGSRPEDIEQAKAELMAAKADVALQEQKLAELTITATREGTLDNLPYNLGERVPVNGVVAVIQASRVPYARVYVPANYRINFVPGTSVTVNVDGLDAPLQGTVRWVASEPSFTPYFALTEEERSRLMYLAEVDLPDSAKSLPSGVPAQVDLVE from the coding sequence ATGAAGCGAATCATATTTGGTACCTTAATCATTACCCTTTTGACTGCATGTTCAAAAGACAATGCTCATCAGGCACTCGGCACACTTGAGCGTGACCGCGTCACGTTTACAGCAACATCCAATGAGATTATTCGTGCCCTGCCCGTCAAAGAAGGCAACCAGGTTAAGGAAGGCGAGGTTCTCGTACAGCTCGATACCAAGAACCAGCAAGCGATACTAGCCCATGCGGTAGCGGAACAAGCAAAAGCTGACGCTTATCTGTTAAAACTGACCAATGGTGAAAGACCAGAAGACATCGCAGCTGCATCAGCAAGAGTCGCTAGAGCCCAGGCACAGCTTACCGAAGCTCAGAAGAACTACCAACGAAAAGCTGAATTAGTACGTAAAAAACTAATCAGCCAATCAGAGAAAGATTCCGCACTTGCGGCAAGAGACTCGGCTAGAGCCGAGTTAGATTCCGCCCAAGAAGAGTTCAGTAAACTTACAGCCGGATCTCGACCGGAAGATATCGAACAAGCCAAAGCCGAACTGATGGCGGCAAAGGCTGATGTTGCTTTACAGGAGCAAAAGCTGGCAGAACTCACCATCACAGCGACCCGTGAAGGTACTTTAGATAACCTGCCTTATAACTTAGGCGAGCGCGTACCAGTTAACGGTGTGGTTGCCGTGATACAGGCGAGCCGCGTACCCTATGCGCGCGTTTACGTCCCGGCAAATTACCGTATTAACTTTGTTCCGGGAACCTCTGTCACTGTTAACGTCGATGGTTTAGATGCTCCTTTGCAAGGCACTGTTCGCTGGGTCGCCAGCGAGCCGTCTTTTACTCCTTATTTTGCACTTACCGAAGAAGAGCGCTCTCGACTGATGTATCTGGCAGAAGTCGACTTACCTGATTCTGCAAAATCCCTGCCCTCCGGCGTTCCCGCTCAGGTTGATTTGGTGGAGTAG
- a CDS encoding YajD family HNH nuclease — MASDYYGTSASYARKEAGYREKALKLYPWVCGRCAREFVYSNLRELTVHHKDHDHTNNPEDGSNWELLCLYCHDNEHSKYLEHERYGSEIKPGEDEHQGATYNPFADLAKMMKK, encoded by the coding sequence ATGGCATCAGACTACTACGGAACCAGTGCCAGTTACGCACGCAAAGAAGCCGGTTATCGAGAGAAAGCGCTCAAACTCTATCCCTGGGTATGCGGAAGGTGTGCCCGTGAGTTTGTATACTCAAATCTGCGTGAATTAACGGTTCACCACAAAGATCATGACCACACCAATAATCCGGAAGATGGCAGTAACTGGGAGTTATTATGTCTTTATTGCCACGATAACGAACACAGTAAGTACCTGGAACATGAGCGCTACGGGAGTGAGATAAAACCCGGAGAAGATGAGCATCAAGGCGCAACCTATAACCCATTTGCTGATTTAGCAAAAATGATGAAGAAGTGA
- a CDS encoding ABC transporter permease: protein MKPIARMKAVMMKEFRQLSRDRITFGMVVMIPLIQLLLFGFAINTDIRNIPVGVVDQSGSTAGRIITQSVKVTQVVDIKETYATAQEAEQAIQDGLVRAVLILPKDLTQRMMQGRELGQWIVDGSDTMISSAILSLQTMPLTDFDFEIKPQVTKTFEVALYYNPSRRSAVNIVPGLLGVILTMTMILFTSAAIVRERERGNLELLITTPIHSIELMIAKIVPYIFVGLIQVFIILGLGHWIFGVPINGAISHILFGTLLFIAASLTLGLVISTIAKTQLQAMQMTVFILLPSILLSGFMFPYEGMPVAAQWISEALPATHFMRMIRGIVLRGADLFDLWRDTLWLIAFTVFGLLVASLRFKKSLD from the coding sequence ATGAAACCAATCGCCCGAATGAAAGCCGTAATGATGAAAGAGTTTCGTCAGCTTTCCCGTGACCGTATTACCTTCGGAATGGTGGTGATGATTCCGCTGATTCAGTTATTACTGTTCGGGTTCGCTATCAACACTGACATTCGTAATATTCCGGTCGGTGTTGTTGATCAAAGTGGCAGCACTGCAGGCCGCATCATCACTCAGTCTGTTAAAGTCACACAAGTTGTTGATATAAAGGAAACATACGCCACCGCACAGGAAGCCGAGCAAGCAATTCAGGATGGGTTAGTCCGGGCTGTATTGATTTTACCCAAAGACCTTACCCAACGAATGATGCAAGGGCGTGAACTGGGTCAATGGATTGTAGACGGTTCCGATACCATGATCAGCTCCGCCATATTATCGCTGCAAACCATGCCTCTGACCGACTTTGATTTCGAAATAAAGCCACAAGTAACCAAAACCTTTGAAGTCGCGCTGTACTACAACCCAAGCCGCCGTTCAGCCGTCAATATTGTACCCGGTTTACTCGGCGTGATTCTTACCATGACGATGATCCTGTTTACCAGTGCGGCCATTGTTCGCGAGAGGGAGCGTGGCAATTTGGAGCTTTTGATCACAACACCAATCCATTCTATTGAACTGATGATCGCCAAAATCGTCCCTTATATTTTCGTCGGATTGATTCAAGTCTTTATCATTTTAGGATTAGGACACTGGATTTTTGGCGTACCAATTAACGGCGCTATCAGCCATATACTATTTGGTACGTTACTGTTTATTGCTGCTAGTTTAACCTTAGGGTTGGTCATTTCCACCATTGCCAAAACACAGCTTCAGGCGATGCAGATGACGGTCTTTATCCTTCTTCCTTCGATTTTGCTATCAGGGTTTATGTTCCCTTACGAAGGTATGCCTGTCGCCGCACAATGGATATCAGAAGCACTGCCTGCTACCCATTTTATGCGGATGATTCGTGGCATTGTACTGCGTGGTGCAGACTTGTTCGACCTGTGGAGGGATACGCTATGGTTAATTGCATTTACAGTATTCGGGCTGCTGGTCGCTTCACTGAGATTTAAGAAATCCCTTGATTAG
- a CDS encoding winged helix-turn-helix domain-containing protein has translation MSDKCDTNGQVSFETNQQQLETEKMLAAQAKALSHPARLRILHILHTLDTMGGCLNSDLVSELGLAQSTVSEHLRILKQAGFITAEPNPPKVCYRIQRETLDNFNKEFSDLFK, from the coding sequence ATGAGCGATAAGTGCGACACTAACGGCCAGGTTTCTTTTGAGACCAATCAACAGCAGCTGGAAACTGAAAAGATGTTAGCGGCACAAGCAAAAGCCTTGTCGCACCCTGCGCGTTTACGCATTCTACATATCCTTCATACGCTGGACACCATGGGTGGATGCCTGAACAGTGACTTGGTGTCTGAGCTTGGTCTTGCTCAATCCACCGTTTCGGAACACCTGCGTATTCTCAAACAAGCTGGATTCATCACTGCGGAGCCAAATCCGCCCAAGGTTTGTTACCGGATTCAACGTGAGACATTAGATAACTTCAACAAGGAGTTTTCTGATCTTTTCAAATAA